The DNA region TAAACCTGCGACGATATCACCTTCACCATTACGGGCAGATAGCATTAAGATTAGAGGTTGCTGCTGACGATGCAACCAACGACAAAACTCAATGCCATCACCATCAGGCAGGTCTGCATCTAAAACTACCAGTGTTGGTTGATGGCTTAAAAATACTTCCCTTGCTTGATAAATGCTGGCAGCTTGATGCACACGGTATTCTAGTTGTTGCAAGTGCCAACCCAACAACGACCTCAGATGGGGATTCCCCTCAATGATTTCTATACAAACCGAACCCACAGTGGCAAGACCCCTTAGCGTCGATGACTTTCAAAGTAACAAGCTCATCTCTAAGGTTTTGTAGCCTTTGTTACTTCAATAGCTATTACCTTTACATTTCCTCATAACAAGAGTGGCAATATCTTTGAATTTATGCCTTGCCAAAGGCAATAAGAAATATTCTTAAATTTTTATTAAATTTCTCGAAATATTTGTTAAACTTATGGAAACTTCTTCTAGCTTAACATTCTGCTTTTAGATAGATATGATTTATCAGAAAACTATAGCCTAAGCAGCTAGCTATTAATACTACAATTTTGTAGCCTGAGAATAAAAGTGGATTTTATCTTGCAAAAGTTAGTTCTTACACCCACGAATGTATTACCAATACAATTGGGCTGAAGAGTTATGAAAATCATAAAAATAACTTAGCAGATAACTAGAATCGATGTTTTCTGGAATAGGATTAAAGTAGCTTGTAGCTGCTAGGAGGGTACTGCCCAGAGTAGATGTGTTGACTTTGAGTTAAGGCCAAAGTGAAATTACAGTTCACTTTTGAGCGTAAATCATTTACAATTCTCATTCCAAAGAGTTTAATACAGCAGTTATGCTCCAAGACACACAAACCATCCGCTATTACCAAAGACTTACCGACGCCTTCGTCGAGTTATGGAATCGCGGTTATCGCACGGATGACATGCGGATGTATTTGGATGGATATCTAGCCGCATTACGACATGGCAATATTCTTGAACCTATCCTGATTCATCGATTAGAAGAGGAAGCCAGCCGCTACTTGTACGATGGATCAAAT from Nostoc commune NIES-4072 includes:
- a CDS encoding DUF6761 family protein produces the protein MLQDTQTIRYYQRLTDAFVELWNRGYRTDDMRMYLDGYLAALRHGNILEPILIHRLEEEASRYLYDGSNFAVPQPQPQADYY